DNA from Hypanus sabinus isolate sHypSab1 chromosome 16, sHypSab1.hap1, whole genome shotgun sequence:
tacTGACCCAGCACACACACAACCCCCACGTTACAGTgtgactgtgggggggggggggggggggaaggggtggaAAGAATGAGAGAATTTTTTCCCTAGGAAATGGGGTATATTGTGTTTCTCCTTAACCTGAATTTATCATCTGCATATGCATCAATAAACATATAAAGCTGGaaaaatacattttgtatttgctTACTTTTGTCTCTCAACATAAATTTGGAGAGAGCATATATTATTCTGTATCTCAAATTTTTGAATTTCTGTAACCTGAACACAGAAGTTACACAGGAGTTACCCACATTCAACCTCCACAGACCTCCATCTAAGGAGAAGAATTACAAACATTCATCAGCCTCTGTGTATAAAAATTGCTTCAGCTAGGTTCCAAATGGTGAACCCTTTAAATCAAAACTCTTATCTGGCATTTCAGACATCTGATCCAGGGAAATCTGGGAGATGAGACCATACATATCCCAGCTGTAGACTTCCAATTCTACACAATGGAGCAAAGTGTCTGTAGACATATTTATATCCTCTTGTAAACAAACCATCATAGTATTTTGTTTCCTAATTGCTTGTTGCACCTGCATAACTTACACTGATTTTTATACAAGACCTAGATCCCTCCAAATACCAACATCTTTCTGTCTCTGGTCACGTAACATCTTTCATAATCTAACTGTTTTACTGAGCTTTGTATCTCAAACATGGATATATTATATTTAATTCatttatccaaatcattcacataaaTTGTGAACAACTGGCCTCAGCACTAATACACTCTGCACCCCACAAATTACAAGTCTAGCACAAAACTACCCATGCATACTGCAAACTCTACTTAATCACCTAGTCAAaggtttctgaaagtccaaatatcccAGTAATTGAATTGCCCTTATCTTTTCTAATTTAGTCTCAACAACCTACACTGAACATGACTTCCATGTTGACTCTAcctattcttttatttattatcCTAACTCTTAATAATTTTCCTTTCCTCATCAGATCAATTCATCTCTGTAGTGCCTAGTTTTTGCTGTTGTTACTTTCTAAACTGTGTGATTATACAAGTATCAACTTATAAGAAATGTTGAAAAATCTACGAATTAGGAAGATGATCACCAATCATGTCCATAGCAACCTTTTTCAAATCCTGAAGCTAAATGAGCTGCTGAGGATGTCTGTCAAATAAATTTCTCCCGTGCTGCCAATTTCTGAGTTCCTTATTCATTTTCGTTCTGTACGTTTCCACCATTTCTAGGAAATTGTCCTGTGAGCATAGACAAACTATTTAAATTCCTATGCTTTTTCCTTCCCAATGTAATTTCTCCTGCATAAAGTTATAAGAGACTCACATTGAGTTTAGTctatcttttcctttctaattcTGTTTTTGTGTTTCTCACTAACCTACTTATATTCTATTTTCTCTTTCCAATGTCAATTCTTTTATCTGTGTCCTGATTTCTGAAATACTTCACAATCTTCAATCTTACTGCATTTTCTGGAAATCCATTACAAACCTTTTCCTTTGATTCACTAATCACATTGGCTTTCTTTACCTCAGATGTATTACTTGAAAACTAAGTATTAATTCCCAAACATTAGCCATTGCTTGTTTGCTGTCGTTATAATGACAATGTATCAAAGCTCGCTTCCACTTTATACCCTTGTAATTGTTAGTTTTATTTAGCTTCTATAAAGTTCTatagaactttgacaaacttctataaatgtgtagtggacagtatattgactgacagcatcatggcctggtatgaaaacaccaattccattgaatggaaaatcctacaaaaagtagttaatacagcccagtgcatcatgggtaaagccctccacaccattgagcacatctacatgaagcattgttgcaggaaagcagcatacatAATCAattacccctaccacccaggacatgctgtcttcttgttactgccattggaaagtacaggagcctcaggactcacagcaccaggttcaggaactgttattacccctcaaacatcaggctcttcaaccaaagaacacaacttcactcatcccatcactgaaacGTTCCCAcacctatggaatcactttcaaggacacttcatctcttgttctcaatattcattgcatatttatttattattattatttctttctttttgtatttgcacagtttgttgtcttttgtattcTGGTTGAATCCCCAAGTGGAtgcagtgtttgattttattatggtcataactctattatggatttattgagtatgcccacatcaAAAttaatatcagggttgtatatggtgacatatatgtactttgatcataattttacttttgaactttgaacaagagAAGTAGGATTATGCAGGAACTCTTAAAAAAAATAGCTATGCCACAGAGAACAATCTGTTGTTCTGATCACCAAAGAAGTCTGAGAGCACTAGAGAGAGTGGAAAGAAGATCTGTGGATTTTGACAACTGAATTATTATTAGATGGGTATGAAATTTTGAGAGACTTGGACAGAGTGAATAGGAATGAGACTAAAACTGTGCAAGTGGTTTAGTTACAAGCTTACTCCTCAGATGGGGCTCGTCTGccatgattggcagctcatcaagtggaagaaaaactctgatctcaaatctccactgcctGTGGCGACACCCACTtttggggaaggcttcgggagtaagccCCAAGGGAAAAGTCTGGAGCTAGAATCCCTGAAACAGCCCAATGTTGAACTCAATGCTGACAGGCACTCTTGTGATGCCGCTGTTGGTGCCTGGAATGGAAACCCCAATGCCTTTTAACTCAAAGTCCTTACGAAAAGTAGTGAATTTTGcccagtccaccatgggtaaagccctcccaactattgagcacatctacatgaaactctattataggaaggcagcatccatcatcagagatccaccaccaagatcatgctctcttctcactgctgccatcaggtagaaggtacaggagcctcaggactcacaccaccaggttcaagaacagttactacccctcaaccatcaggctcttgaataaaaggggataactacactcaacttcagacctttcagtttcagaAAAACCTTCGCTCGAGTAATGGTAACCTCACTCATTTCATAACtcctgacacttggaacttccatcatactgctggtgtcttccatggtgaagactgatgcaaaatacctattcagtttgtccaccatttctctgtgccccattactgcctctccagcaatccaatatccacactcacatctccttcacaatttatgtatctgaggaaacttttggtatcctctaacCTTACTGGCTAGCTTctgtattctatctttacctttttaatgacttctgttggtttttaaaagcttccccatcctctaacttcccactaatttttatctattatatgtcctctctttggcttaaTGCTggctcttgttagccatggttgtatcatctcgcctttagaatacttcttcctctttgggatgtatatatcctgtgctttctgaattgcttccaggaattccagccattgctgctctgcccacACACAtgctagtgttcttttccaatcaactccGACCAACTCTTCTtgcatgcctttgtaattccctttactccgctgtaatactgatacatctgactttagcttctccttctcaaatttcagggcaaacttgatcatattatgatcccttGCCCCTATGAGTTCTATTACCTTAAGCtgctctaatcaattccagttcattgcataaaacccaatccagaacagatcccctagtgggctcaaccacaatctgcacaacccttgcagttccttagctctatccacaatgattcaacaccttctgaccctatgtcacctctttctaatgatttgatttcatttttatttgACAACAGAGCAGCTCAGCTCCCTCTGatttcctgtgtgccctttcattacaatgtgtatccttagacattaagctcccagctataatcttctttcagccatgattcagtgatgcctacgtCATACATGCCAATTTGCAACTGTGCGACAatttcatctgtcttatttctgcaCACGTTTAAATATAACACTGTTGGTGCTGTATTTtgtcctttttgattttgtccaacTTGTATGCTGCAACTTATCCtattgactacaattttgccctatcaacaaccTCTCCtctctacacattgcctctgtaaaccagctacctcttcttcagcactatcatccacctttcctatgatCATTCGTGCATTTAAATATATGCAGTTCAGGacattagtcacaccatgctcgaCCTttagattcctaactttgtctgaggtcttactaaTATATGCCTTCATAACGTCTCCGCTaaatgttctggcactctgggttcccatccccctgcaactctagtttaaaccccacagtgcagcattaacaaacctttccgttaggatattagtccccctccagttcataTGGTGCAATAGCAACCCTAAGATCACAACCCTAACCCCCTacactccctatgcagaaccctgtcactcatcctacccataaCATTGgaacctacatggaccacaacttctggctgttcccacttaagaatgctgaggactcaatttgaGATATTCCAGGCTctggcaccaggaaggcaacataCATCtttcattctcacccacagaacctcctgtccgttcccctAACCAACAAATCCTCTATCACCATAGCGTTCCTCTTCTCTGCGCCCCCCCACATTCCCTGTCACAGAGCCATACTCGGTcccagagacccaaccactgtgactttcctctgttagatcacacccctccccccataacagtatccaaagtgattaCCTGTTGttaagggggatggccacaggagtaTTCTGCACTGGTTTCTTaacacctttccccttcctgtcacccagtctcctgtgtcaAGTACCACAGGTGTAACTacttctctatatgtcctatcaatCACcttctcagcctcccaaatgatctggagttcatccagttctaaCTCCAACTCCTCAATGCGAATTGTTAGAAGCTGTGACTGGATGCACCTCTGGATGTATCTAGGGGCACTAGAGTTCTCCCTGCCCTCCCACATCTTGCAACTATCCTCCCCGGTATCTCTACCGTCCTAGATGAGCAGATAAAaagggaaaggggaaaaaaatcttaaccttttcttttctttctctgacAGAAGTCTCTCTTCTCTGAAGCCTCAATGAGCTAAAGCCGCAAGATcatcactctgactctgtccacttaGACAATGGCTGCTGCTCTTACTCTCCCACATCTTGCTGCTCTTGCTTTTGGTCACTGCTCAAAGCTCTTCTTTCACTGTAGCTACCTATTGCTGGCTTTTCTACTCAGGCAGGAGACCTGAGTGAAATCTACTCCTGCTGATGTCTGGTCTCTGCACACTGAAGTCCTCCATAATTATTATAAGTCTTTTTAATACACAACTACCCATATAATTGCTTTTTCATCTAACATCCATGTTTTCAGTAGGAAAACTTGGCAGAAAATACTCCAGAGATCACATAAAGATTATTCTATCAATTGCTAGAAATCCAAATTAAAAGTAGCCActgctcagctggccaggcataATGTGTGAAGATGCACTGGTTTGAAATTTTAGCTCCATGAACTAAAGTTAGAAAAAATATCATAATTTCTCTCAAAAGATGTTGCCGAAGTTGAATAGTTCCTGTTTGCTGTTTTATTACAGAGGCCTTTATGGTATTGGAAGTTAATCTCTAACCAAAATCTAGAAAAAGACATGGATATGCAAGCTACTGAGCATTACTACTTTCAATGCTAGAGAAGGTACTAAAGTCATTACGTATATCTTAAGCTTAAAGTAGTAATAAAGGATATGCAAGCTCAGTTTCAGACTTAAAATTCTGTTGCTCAGTCTCGTTccacttttctttaattttctttaaCTCCAGTAaacttttctctctttcttctcccatttcaaTAACCTTCTGTGCCACATGTTCCTGCGTTTGCTGGATCACTGAAATTACCAAAAACATAGACATACAACCTCTAGTTTCAGAATGTTTTTTGAAGTTAACATCAATACTTAAAAGCAAAAGATCACTCATTTCACACAATGAATATATGGTGGATTACTGGGAATTTAACTCCCACGGACAttatagcaaaaattaatggttAAGATAAATATAAAACAGGAAGGTTAATAAATTCACATACTGTTAATCCTTTTTTTTTCAATGAAGTTATGAACAATGTGTGCTTGGGTTTGACACTAATATCAGTAAAGGAATTAAGAAATGACATCTTCAAAGCAAACAAGTCTGCTgctgtgaaaaaaaaagaaaactcgGGTCCAGTTTGAAATGATTgctattttgtgttgtttttagtCTATTGTCATGTACTGAGATGCATGAGGGCACCACAgaagtgtaatggttagcacaacattttacagtccCAGCGACCTGGATTAAATTCCTGacacagcctgtaaggagtttgtaccttctccccacaaccacgtgggtttcctccaggcgctccagtttcctcccacaatccaaaaacgcatcagttagtaggttaattggtcattgtaaatagtcctgtgattagactagtattaaatcagggattgctgaATGGCTAGCTTGAAGGACTGGGCCTATTCCACACAGTATGTCAATAAAAATATAGATACCTTATTACATACCCAACTACATTTAAtaaaaacagaatgcaaaatatttTCAAACTGTTAAGACAAAATTGGTTTTTAGATAATTTATTTGAAAGTCCTAATTTCTGTCTTACCTCTTAACTGCTGTTTCACACACTGTTCGACATCTAGGAAAGTATTCACTATTTTTGTCTGATATTTCATGGCATTCTGCAGATGCACCTCCCCATTACAACCAGAGAGGATAATCATCAGTTCATCTGCCAGTGCCTTGAACTCCTGGATCTGCAACTCCATttttcagtacatttacacatCCTGAAAACAGAAGACATTGTATTTTTTGTTCTGACCTTCATTGACAACAGTAACTCTATAATTCATTGATGTTGACTTTCCAAGAAATACCAGTTTCCCAATAATGCATAATAAATTTCCCATTCTCCCACATTTCCAGAGGTCCATTtataatctttttttttgtggGAAGGACGCAAAGGTAAGGGAAGGGGCTGTTCCCTCCACTCCCCAAGGTTGAGAGGCAAAGACAATGATACTAAcccaccttcctatccctccccaCAAGGTCGAGGGGGGTGGGTTAGATATCAGCCCTCTCCTTGAGGGGGATGTCACCCCCTCCTCGGCAACCTTGAGATCGCAGCACCCCCTCTCCTGGACAAACTCAGGAGAAAAGTCACACCCACTTCACAAACTCAGAAGAGGCATCACCCCCTCCTCTCCTCTACAACCTCTGGAGAGATGTCAACAACCCCCTCCCTCCTTCACAGGCTCAGGGAAGATGTCACCTCACCCCACTGCTGGACAACCTCAAAAGAGATGTCACCCCCTCCTCTCCTGGCAACCTCGGGAGAaatgtcactccctcctctcctgtCCACCTCCGGAGAGAGGTCACCCCCTCCTCTCCTGTCCACCTCGAGAGAGAGGTCACCCCCTCCTCTCCTGTCCATCTCGGGAGAGAGGTCACCCCCTCCTCTCCTGTCCATCTCGGGAGAGAGGTCACCCCCTCCTCTCCTGGGTAACCTCGGGAGAGAGGTCACCCCCTCCTCTCCTGTCCATCTCGGAAGAGAGGTCACCCCCTCCTCTCCTGGGTAACCTCGGGAGAgatgtcactccctcctctcctgtCCACCTCCGGAGAGaggtcactccctcctctcctgtCCACCTCGGGAGAgatgtcactccctcctctcctgtCCACCTCCGGAGAGaggtcactccctcctctcttgGGCAACCTCGGGAGAGaggtcactccctcctctcctgtCCACCTCGGGAGAGaggtcactccctcctctcctgtCCACCTCGGGAGAGaggtcactccctcctctcctgtCCACCTCGGGAGAGaggtcactccctcctctcctgtCCACCTCGGGAGAGaggtcactccctcctctcctgtCCACCTCGGGAGAGaggtcactccctcctctcctgtCCACCTCGGGAGAGaggtcactccctcctctcctgtCCACCTCGGGAGAGaggtcactccctcctctcctgtCCACCTCGGGAGAGaggtcactccctcctctcctgtCCACCTCGGGAGAGaggtcactccctcctctcctgtCCACCTCGGGAGAGaggtcactccctcctctcctgtCCACCTCGGGAGAgatgtcactccctcctctcctgtCCACCTCCGGAGAGaggtcactccctcctctcctggGTAACCTCGGGAGAgatgtcactccctcctctcctgtCCACCTCGGGAGAGATGTCACCCTCCCCTGTAATCTCGGGGGGTGGGGAAGATGTCACCAACCTCGGGGAGGGAGAGTTTGCGAAACGGCGGGTGATACATCTCCTCCCACGCTTGTCTGGCGTTGCCCCCTTCCCCGAGGTCAcggaggagaggggaaggccgGCGTGCCCTTGGGATAGGGGTAGGGGCGACACTGTGAGAGGCGGGTCACTATCAGGACAGAAATCAGACGCCCGCTGTTTTACTTGAAACTCACCAACTACTGAGAAGTTAACTCTCCGGTTCTTTTCTAATCGACTTGACGCGCTTCCTCCCCGATCCCGCGCAGCGCCCGCGAACTTTCAAACGCTTCGCGCCCAACGGCTTTTTAAAGCAGGACCCCATGAGGCCGGCTACTCAACTGCCGTACTCGAAATAAATCGGACTTCTAACATTTTCCCCCATCTTTCTAATTTTACATATTAATTCGCCGTTCAAAATGTTCTTATTTACCGTGTAAAAATGGTCATTGTGTTAATTTATGTGTAAAATAATAGACACCTAAaatcaacaacaacaacaacaataatttgCATTTATACAGATTTATGAAGTGAATCAATCGGTCAGACATGGTCTATGGTGGAAAATTGGGCAGGACGTCTTTCATTACATAGTCCTTCAAGGTACAAAATCGTTTTAAGGTGCCTCATGGACGAGTGGGTGCTCAAATAGGTAGGAGCATTTAAAGGGGATGGAGAGGTAGAGCAGTGGGAAAGTTTAGGGAAGGGTTTCCAGAAAATGGTAGGAGAAGACTGCGGGTGTAGGACGGGAAAATAAATACGTGGTAACCATGGCTTATCTGTCTGGAGTAAAGGTAATTGGTGGAAGAATGAATGAGTGCATTTCAGGAGAAAAGGGGAATGTGCTGGAACTGTGATGTGCAGTTGTTAGAAATCTAAAATAATGCACAGAGTCGAGGAGCAGCTGTGGAAAGTTGAAGTTGAGAGTTGTTGATCAGGGACCTTACAAATAAGTCTCCCATTGTTCTTTAAATGTGCCTTTTAAAAAACTTTTCTGTCCACCTAAGAAAAAAGGTAACTAATtacgagtcctgacgaagggtctcggcccaaaacttcctatagatgctgcctggcctgctgctttccaccagcattttgtgtgtgttgctatttatttatttattggcctacgtcatggaataggccctttgagctgcactgttgtgttacttctgtttaaatgTGATATCACCACACACACCACTTGGTAATTAcccagtttaaccctagcttaatcacaggacaatttacaatgatcaattaacctaccaactgctacgtctttggactgtgggaggaaactggagcacccagaggtgctccatgcagtcacaggtaaaacatacaaactctgtacagacAGTGCCAGGATTTGTACCCAGGTCGCCAGCTCTGTAATGtgtgctaccgtgctgccccCATCAGTAAATATCTGTAAAACTGCACCTCCGATTGCCTAATGCTGTCTCAGAATTAATATGCTGTAGACCTTTGTGTGTAGGTCATCAAAGTGAGCTCAAGTGCACAACACATGCTGAATCAGTAGCACAATCAATGCATGTAATTGTCAGTATTCAGAAATCTCTGGCTTGTTCTGTCATCATTCAgctaatttttattttctttacggGTCTTTGGAGTACCAGAAGTACATTCTTGGAATAATGTGAAAACAGAAGTAGGTAGACACTTTATTTAAAAAATGGAATGTAAGATTATGTTAGGCAGAAAGATTTATTGAGCTGGCTGATTGCATCCTCCCTGCTGTAGATATTTTAGGTTCAGCACCATGGTGATGTTGTTAAAGCTCCAGGCATTTggcgttcagagttcaattccggcataaAGGAACTTGGAAGACCCAGTGAGTATTTTAACTTTCCCTGAaatttaacttgcagattgaattgGTGGTAATACATTagtattaattttgagaggactggaatataaaagcaggggtgCTGAGGCTTTCATAAGGCATCGATCCGGCAGCATCTGGAAtagtgtgaacagttttggctaagaaaggatgtgctggtattggggaGGGCCCTGAGGGGGTTTATGAGAGtggtcctgggaatgaaagggttaatgagtGCTTGCCAGTTCTGTGCCTGcacacactggagtttagaagaaactTACTGAACATGGaaaagcctggatagagtggatgtggcaaggatgtttcctatagtgggagcatctaggagcagagggcgcAGAATCAGGATAGGGGGGGGCATCCCTTtaccacagagatgaggagtttctttaaccagagagtggtgaatctggaattcattgccacagatggctgtggaggccaaagtcattgaatatatttaaagtgggggttggTGGGtccttgactgtttatttattgaggCCCTTCCAACCCCTCAAGCCACACTACCCAGCAATCTCCTCACAACCTTATCCCAGCCTAATCCACAAGAACCGATTAACCTtccaaccagtacacctttgaactgtgggagcaACCCAGAGCATGTGGAGAaaacccacagggagaacgtataaactccttacaggcagcagcgggaattgagcccggttcgctggtactgtaaagcggtGCCACGTGATTAGGAAGGGt
Protein-coding regions in this window:
- the spc24 gene encoding kinetochore protein Spc24, translating into MELQIQEFKALADELMIILSGCNGEVHLQNAMKYQTKIVNTFLDVEQCVKQQLRVIQQTQEHVAQKVIEMGEEREKSLLELKKIKEKWNETEQQNFKSETELALLQKELEELENSEKEIAIMEEEVDEDTTVIIPSTKYLAHIFHKVTKIIWDYDCDPSLVRGVHFGAGVAQPINIDSTKHSDSFICDYLWSLVSTDW